The nucleotide window GTTTCTTTACACTGCCGagacattcacatttataatataaccgAAAATTTGTGACTACCGCGAATTTGCGTCCGGGCGGGAAGTAAAACAACTTCCAGCTTAGTTCCCCGAAACAGTAACTACTTTATAATGTAGCTGTATGAAGTCAAAGGGtaaaaacactaaaatattGCAGAACTAGATAAGGATCGTTGTatcaagttttattaaattattaaaaaaatgaaatcgaAAATTTGTGTGCTAGTGTTACCTAAATAAAGGCAACGACATTAATAAACTGTTTTtagtaacaatttttgttacaaattttaaaaatattacaattaaaaagaaattcaatttattgtgaaagtttgtaatgtaactattttaattttattttcaacaaaaatattaatttcatttcatttctgACATTCAAATATTGCAAGCTACGAGCGATAAGCGCCAACgccaaatatttatattttagaaactCAACTCACTCTGCTATAGCAACACTAACAAACGACGAACGAACGACGTGCCGAGTGCCGATTAATTGTGGTTGTGGTTGTAAAAGGGAAAGTTATTTCTTCTTGATTTTAGTGAACTCAAGTCTCAAAGCATAGTTTTATAGTATCGACAGACAattcgtttttgttttaatattatttaacacacATAAATAGCCGTAAGTATTTAACTTTTTGCAATAACTTCAATCATAATTTTGGCGGTAACAGTTAAACACTGTCTTATACTTggtaaaattgaattttgttttgtacataatatgGGTCAGGGCCTCttttgactgtatttgtttatttaaattataaatacgaatgatAATTGTGTGCTGCACGTGGCATTACACGTTTCCATTGTTTTCTTTACACCATTTGTCACGTTGACCGTTACAACCCGGCGCGGCAGGTATGCACATTGATATGCACCTGCGACTAGAGAATACTTATACTttttgcctgcgactttgAAATTAGCAAGTTAATCTTCTTGTCGCGTAGTACAATTAAGCTATAAAAGTTTgtatcatacaaaaaaaaaacttagattaAGCCTCTAAACATAACATCCGCCTTTTTAATCCAACCTTCTTACCAATTTTTGATTTGGTTCGATTTTACCACACTTCACTAACTTCTATATACAATCCTAAatctattttacaataaatgtgCAACAGCCAcagttaaatatattcttatattGCCCTCCAGAAACCCTGCCATTCAGTTATGAAACAAAGATTTGTCTTGAAAAATTGATAATCATAGAACaaacattgttataattatgttttaagatgGCTGATGTAGCAGACGTGAGCACTTCATCACCGGTGGAGTTGTTAAGTGTAGGCAGGAGACATCTTGCAGTGAGAGACTACAGTGCTGCAGTTGAGGCTTTGACGAAGGCTTGCGAGTTGCTTGCTGCAGAACATGGTGATACCGCTGACCAATGTGCTGAAGCTTATTTATGGTAAGTTGTGTTTGATGTTGAAGTCCAGTTATCAACTAAACTAAGTTCTAATGTAAACtccaattaaaaatgtaatgaaatatttctttggTCTTCAGTATTATTTTTGCTGTTATCAGAATTAAACAGTCATGCTGTTTGTGAGTTCTTGGGATATGCAATATGTGTGTAAACATTATATCagtaaatatatgtaatactagctgtcgcccgcgactccgtccgcgcgcagtaaaaaaaaacataatggcggtatgaattttttctcgtcttttaaaccttccctagacctccacgaacatttcaagactaagataagataaatccgttcagccttTCTCGAGCTTTAGTGAGACTAATGAACAGCAATtcatgtttatatatatagatatatataattcAACAGGTATGGCAAAGCCCTTCTTGGATTATCAAGAGAAGAAAGTGGAGTCTTAGGAGATGGTATGCCAGGAACTGGTAATGCTGATGAAGATGAAAACGGAGGTACATTgagagttaataaaaaaagtcatattagatttttatagtctaaaatatttaatccatattttaaatgtgaaaaatgtaatacacATCATCACTtgtatatattgtaatatacaGATCAAGAAGATAATGATGAAGAACAGAATGAAGATGGTGAGGAGGGAACAGAAGCAGAAGCCAAAATGGAGACTCAGGACGATTCAGCTGACAGCGGAACTGAAGTTGAGAAGACTGAAGCTGAATCTACTACCAAGGATGATGAACCAACTGTGGTAGCGCCCAGCGGGACTGATGATGAGAAACctgttagtattttttttttttggacatGTAGCTTCTAACTGAgcagtaaacaattttttatataattcccTAATTACATTCTGGTGTCCAGGTTTTCATATAAGTagtattatcattatttattatatatatttttttcaatcttaaattgtctttttttttgatgtaagttaaaatatttttcattgtctCATCATTGAATTTTGCTGTAAATTAGCgccatttattattatttgtattttatcaaCTGTAATATCATTTGTTACAAGGGGACTTCAAATGGTGATGCAATGGACGAATCTATGGCGAATTTGGACAATGAAGATGATGTTGACAATCTGCAACTAGCGTGGGAAACACTTGGTGAGTTATCTCTTTTCATCAGCTTGTTCATTCCTACCGAAGGGTTTGAATTTACCCTGAATTAGGGGTGACTTAGGTCTTAATAGTCAACATTGCTTATccaatgttttcctttattGTAAGGAGTgtgttaaaaagtatttctGTACTTGTTTAATACAATGAAGTCATCTCATTAccgaaaaattttaatatctgttgaaaatgttaatttaagtgacgaattcagatatgatggCTGATGTATGAAGGATGGAGAGATGTATGAagaagtagtacatactgtgccgaccctccatagggataagggcaggttgatgatgatgatgatattaatGAAGTGCAGTGAAATGTTAAATACCTTGTATTTGTATACAGATCTGGCTCGCAGTATTCTAAAGCGTCGTGTAGAGGCGGGAGGTGGAGATGCTGCGAGAACATTGTTAGCTGATGTACATCTCGCACTGGGAGAGGTCGCTTTAGAAAGTGAGACCTACGACAAAGCTGTCACTGATATgagtatgtataaaattatatggaactgtatttaataaaagaaatccggagtaaaaattatatttataagtgtaaataaaaatatattgatttatttcctTTTCAGTGACCTGTTTGGAAATTCAAAAAGAACTGTACAGTAGTGATGATAGGTGCATAGCTGAAACTCACTATCAAATCGGtgagtagaaaaaaaaattatattaagccctatgaaaattataaaatccttAGGAAAATAACAAATCAAAATTTGTCTTCgtcaaattatttcaatatataaattagtttaaaatgttagaCGAAAATCTTgatcaaacaaataaaaggaAGGTGATCTGTGTGCCttgtcaattttattgttttgatataaGGTAGTAAATGACCAAACGGCTACCtggattcgctgaaatagcgaagcaaccACTGCTCGTAAAATCCGCGATTACAGATGCTTTGCCTATCTTT belongs to Papilio machaon chromosome 10, ilPapMach1.1, whole genome shotgun sequence and includes:
- the LOC106717501 gene encoding histone-binding protein N1/N2 — encoded protein: MADVADVSTSSPVELLSVGRRHLAVRDYSAAVEALTKACELLAAEHGDTADQCAEAYLWYGKALLGLSREESGVLGDGMPGTGNADEDENGDQEDNDEEQNEDGEEGTEAEAKMETQDDSADSGTEVEKTEAESTTKDDEPTVVAPSGTDDEKPGTSNGDAMDESMANLDNEDDVDNLQLAWETLDLARSILKRRVEAGGGDAARTLLADVHLALGEVALESETYDKAVTDMMTCLEIQKELYSSDDRCIAETHYQIGLANSLASNFEDAVTHFKNAANILESRIKALENANPKDDATIKKYKLNDPFYSIEAEIKELKELLPEIQEKIQDMIDCKAETIKRVRETLCPANGEGSGEPSIASSTSSEPKVKPAASDISHLIKRKRKASDGEADSASKRVNT